A genomic segment from Coccinella septempunctata chromosome 3, icCocSept1.1, whole genome shotgun sequence encodes:
- the LOC123310398 gene encoding THAP domain-containing protein 11-like gives MSEQGNSTKKKTLYNCNCCVYNCSSRKGKSRAIHFHKFPKEDASTVHITNSLGMLEKVDRRKEWIKRLLMGKPVTNNMRVCSLHFQDSDYIATGSVLQHMKAPKLKVTAVPSRNLPERKFSKALNRASIERRKQRLEKRSAISKKNPKNSTSTIDFPKRLLTFLHIC, from the exons ATGAGTGAACAAGGGAATAGTACCAAGAAGAAAACTCTTTATAATTGTAACTGTTGTGTTTACAATTGCTCTTCAAGAAAAGGAAAAAGCAGGGCAATTCATTTCCATAAATTTCCGAAGGAAGATGCCTCAACAGTTCACATCACTAATAGCTTGGGCATGTTGGAGAAAGTTGATAGAAGAAAAGAGTGGATAAAAAGATTATTGATGGGGAAACCTGTTACCAACAACATGCGTGTTTGTTCCCTTCATTTCCAGGATAGCGATTATATTGCTACAG GTTCGGTACTTCAGCACATGAAAGCCCCTAAACTGAAAGTAACTGCTGTTCCCTCTCGAAATTTACCAgagagaaaattttcaaaggcATTGAATAGGGCCAGCATTGAAAGACGCAAACAGAGATTAGAAAAACGAAGTGCTATATCGAAGAAAAATCCGAAAAACTCGACTTCCACAATAGATTTCCCGAAACGATTACTCACTTTCCTCCATATTTGTTGA